In Brachionichthys hirsutus isolate HB-005 chromosome 5, CSIRO-AGI_Bhir_v1, whole genome shotgun sequence, a single genomic region encodes these proteins:
- the cdkn1bb gene encoding cyclin dependent kinase inhibitor 1Bb: MSDVRLSNGSPTLERTEPRLSERPKPSACRSLFAVDHDELRRDLKGHLREMEDAASAKWGFDFANHVPLANSRFEWELVDCNNIPDFYGGQTRSEKGVFSAGNNNVDLNGNHRRAVEAPSGGGGQTGCTEQCAGLRKRPACHDPSAQNKRSHPGPDEVSCPSLGLGLGLGRPVEHTPRKSSPKRQT; encoded by the exons ATGTCAGACGTTCGACTATCAAACGGGAGCCCGACGCTGGAGCGGACGGAGCCGAGGCTGTCCGAGCGCCCGAAGCCGTCCGCCTGCCGGAGCCTCTTCGCGGTGGACCACGACGAGCTGAGGCGGGATTTAAAGGGACATTTGCGGGAGATGGAGGACGCCGCCTCCGCCAAGTGGGGCTTCGACTTCGCCAATCACGTGCCGCTGGCCAACAGCAGGTTCGAGTGGGAACTAGTGGATTGCAACAACATTCCGGATTTCTACGGCGGCCAGACGCGGAGCGAGAAGGGCGTCTTCTCTGCGGGGAATAACAACGTGGACCTGAACGGGAACCATCGCCGCGCCGTGGAGGCtccgagcggcggcggcggccagaCCGGCTGCACGGAGCAGTGCGCCGGGCTCCGGAAGCGGCCTGCGTGTCACG ACCCCTCGGCCCAGAATAAGAGGTCGCACCCCGGCCCGGACGAGGTCAGCTGTCCGAGCCTGGGCCTGGGTCTGGGCCTCGGGCGCCCCGTGGAACACACCCCCAGAAAGAGCAGCCCCAAGAGGCagacgtga
- the yars2 gene encoding tyrosine--tRNA ligase, mitochondrial → MAAPTARSCRYVQQQASCILSRQRSLRLISRSDFHRSSPALNGLLFSLHKRGILKESFPDTAAQDRLPHLLQAGPQTVYCGFDPTADSLHVGNLLAIIGLLHFRSAGHHVLAVLGGATAQIGDPSGKTSERERLSADALAANTRSIRDSIQRIFTNHELHFHDSSRKIGTVATLNNLSWYKERGVVGFLSEVGRYFRMGTLLSRHAVQARLRSADGMSLAEFTYQVFQAYDFHHLNQVYGCKIQLGGADQMGNLMSGHELIHKISREEAFGLTVPLVTSAVGDKLGKTGGNAVWLNRDKTSPFDLYQFFLRQPDANVERYLKLFTFLPLAEVEQLMEQQRKDPGKCLAHKRLAAEVTKLVHGREGLESAKRCTDVLYHGSLSALAGMSDGELQELFKEAPFHELLLEPGTTVVGACRMVNAIPEGPKGFQIILEGGVRINHMRADKPEQVLTPKIHILSNGLSLLQVGKRNFYIIKWLSL, encoded by the exons ATGGCGGCGCCCACAGCGAGAAGCTGCAGATACGTCCAGCAGCAGGCGTCCTGTATTCTGTCGAGGCAGAGGAGTCTGCGTCTCATATCCAGGTCAGACTTTCACCGCTCTTCGCCCGCACTTAACGGACTACTATTTTCTTTGCACAAGCGCGGTATTTTGAAGGAATCTTTCCCGGACACCGCGGCGCAGGACCGGCTCCCCCATTTGCTCCAGGCCGGTCCTCAGACCGTGTACTGCGGCTTCGACCCCACGGCGGACAGCCTCCACGTGGGGAACCTGCTCGCCATCATCGGCCTGCTGCACTTCCGCAGCGCCGGCCACCATGTCCTGGCCGTCCTCGGTGGCGCCACGGCGCAGATCGGCGACCCGAGCGGGAAGACGAGCGAGCGGGAGCGGCTGTCTGCGGACGCGCTGGCGGCGAACACGCGCAGCATCCGGGACAGCATTCAGAGGATCTTCACGAACCACGAGCTGCACTTTCACGACAGCTCCAGGAAAATTGGCACCGTGGCCACGCTGAACAACCTGAGCTGGTACAAGGAGCGTGGCGTGGTGGGCTTCCTGTCGGAGGTGGGCAGGTACTTCCGGATGGGGACGCTGCTCAGCCGCCACGCCGTGCAGGCCCGGCTGAGGAGCGCGGACGGCATGAGCCTCGCCGAGTTCACCTACCAGGTGTTCCAGGCGTACGACTTCCACCACCTCAACCAGGTCTACGGCTGCAAGATCCAGCTCGGGGGGGCCGACCAGATGGGCAATCTGATGTCCGGACACGAGCTGATCCACaa AATCAGCAGGGAGGAGGCGTTCGGCCTGACCGTCCCGCTGGTCACCAGCGCCGTCGGGGACAAGCTGGGGAAGACCGGCGGCAACGCCGTGTGGCTCAACAGAGACAAGACGTcgccctttgacctctaccAGTTCTTCCTCCGGCAGCCCGACGCCAACGTGGAGAG GTACCTGAAGCTCTTCACCTTCTTGCCGCTGGCCGAGGTGGAGCAGCTGATGGAGCAGCAGCGGAAGGATCCGGGGAAGTGCCTGGCACACAAACGGCTGGCGGCGGAGGTGACCAAGCTGGTGCacgggagggaggggctggagTCGGCCAAGAG GTGCACCGACGTTCTGTACCACGGCAGCCTGAGCGCCCTGGCCGGGATGAGCGAcggagagctgcaggagctctTCAAGGAGGCGCCGTTCcacgagctgctgctggagccgggGACCACCGTGGTCGGCGCCTGCCGTATGGTCAACGCCATCCCGGAGGGTCCCAAAGG GTTTCAAATCAtcttggaggggggggtgcgGATCAACCACATGCGGGCCGACAAACCGGAGCAGGTGCTCACCCCCAAAATCCACATCCTGTCAAACGGGCTCTCGTTACTCCAAGTGGGCAAGAGGAACTTCTACATCATCAAGTGGCTCAGCCTctga